One window from the genome of Bradyrhizobium xenonodulans encodes:
- a CDS encoding MFS transporter produces the protein MDQNTPRENVASDQRDAVRIALTVLALCFTLAVLGRGLGDSFTVFLKPISESFGWDRAQIVSVYSLTWLASGLTAPFVGRLFDHSGPRVVYAFGLLLLGAAFLIAAHAQHLWQFQLSIGLCVGIGVAFIGIVPNSILLGRWFGPRLPTAMSVVYSAMGGGVLALLPASQLLIDRIGWRDTYQLFGFVALGLLIPLMLLPWRLFAAGSPHVVKKTDPDFVDNGWTLLRAMRHHAFWALFSTFFFTAVGMYAIAAQIVAYLIDAGFPPLQAATAWGFSGIVLVFGMLGVSALDGLIGRRPSVLLSYAISIVGIILLWLLQYSPSILLLAGFVVCFGSMMGSRGPLISATAMRIFQGKRVGTIYGTISIGSGLGSAFGSWSGGLIHDATHGYNALLAFALASVVLGMIPFLIVPALRR, from the coding sequence ATGGACCAGAACACGCCCAGGGAAAACGTTGCGAGCGATCAGCGGGACGCTGTTCGCATCGCGCTCACCGTGCTCGCGCTCTGCTTCACACTGGCTGTGCTCGGCCGCGGGCTCGGCGACAGCTTTACAGTGTTCCTGAAACCGATCTCGGAGAGTTTCGGCTGGGACCGCGCGCAGATCGTCTCGGTCTATTCCCTCACCTGGCTCGCGAGCGGCCTCACCGCACCCTTTGTCGGACGGCTGTTCGACCATTCCGGACCGCGCGTCGTGTATGCGTTTGGCCTGCTGCTGCTCGGCGCGGCGTTCCTGATCGCGGCCCACGCGCAGCATCTGTGGCAGTTCCAGCTCTCGATCGGCCTCTGCGTCGGCATCGGCGTCGCCTTCATCGGCATCGTGCCGAACTCGATCCTGCTCGGCCGCTGGTTCGGGCCGCGCCTGCCGACCGCGATGTCGGTGGTGTATTCGGCGATGGGCGGCGGCGTGCTCGCGCTGCTGCCGGCCTCGCAGCTCCTGATCGATCGCATCGGCTGGCGCGACACCTATCAGCTGTTCGGCTTCGTGGCACTGGGCCTGCTCATTCCGCTCATGCTGCTGCCGTGGCGGCTGTTCGCGGCGGGCTCGCCGCATGTCGTGAAGAAGACCGATCCTGACTTCGTCGACAACGGCTGGACGCTGCTCCGCGCCATGCGCCATCACGCCTTCTGGGCGCTGTTCTCGACCTTCTTTTTCACCGCGGTCGGCATGTATGCGATCGCAGCCCAGATCGTTGCCTATCTGATCGATGCCGGCTTCCCGCCGCTCCAGGCCGCCACCGCCTGGGGCTTTTCGGGCATCGTGCTCGTATTCGGCATGCTCGGGGTCTCCGCGCTCGACGGCTTGATCGGCCGCCGGCCGTCGGTGCTGCTGAGCTACGCGATCTCGATCGTCGGCATCATCCTGCTGTGGTTGTTGCAGTACTCTCCAAGCATCCTTCTGCTCGCCGGCTTCGTCGTCTGCTTCGGCAGCATGATGGGCTCGCGCGGTCCGCTGATCAGCGCCACCGCGATGAGGATTTTCCAAGGCAAGCGGGTCGGCACCATCTACGGCACCATCTCGATCGGCAGCGGTCTCGGCTCGGCATTCGGTTCCTGGAGCGGCGGCCTGATCCATGACGCGACGCATGGCTACAACGCCCTGCTCGCTTTCGCACTTGCGAGCGTCGTGCTCGGGATGATCCCGTTCCTGATCGTGCCTGCTTTGCGGCGGTAG
- a CDS encoding DoxX family protein: MNFPYLTRFQPVLLSLFRFITGLLLFQYGIAKLFKFPVLPYFANIPPLIYAAGTLELVLGALLMIGLFTRLAAFILSGEMAFAYFMGHMLKGETPVFLPLLNGGTAAILFCFACLYLATAGGGSVSADAAMGKD; this comes from the coding sequence ATGAACTTTCCCTATCTCACTCGCTTTCAACCGGTTCTCTTGAGCCTGTTTCGCTTCATCACCGGCCTCTTGCTGTTCCAGTACGGCATCGCCAAGCTGTTCAAGTTTCCGGTGCTGCCCTACTTCGCGAACATCCCGCCGCTGATCTATGCGGCCGGTACGCTCGAGCTCGTGCTCGGCGCGCTCCTGATGATCGGCCTGTTCACCCGCCTCGCCGCCTTCATCCTCTCGGGTGAAATGGCCTTCGCCTACTTCATGGGCCACATGCTCAAGGGCGAGACGCCGGTGTTCCTGCCGCTGCTCAATGGCGGCACCGCGGCGATCCTGTTCTGCTTCGCCTGCCTCTACCTCGCGACAGCCGGCGGCGGCTCAGTCAGCGCCGATGCGGCGATGGGCAAGGACTAA
- a CDS encoding cysteine desulfurase family protein — MPDRVYLDWNATTPLRPEARAAMLAAYELIGNPSSVHAEGREARRLVEDARATLAAAVGALPRNVVFTSAGTEANALALSPGLKGPSGGPVQRLLVSAVEHASVLAGGRFPADMIGRVRVTRSGVIDLDHLKALLSDGRPALVSVMVANNETGALQPVAEAAGIVHEAGGLLHVDAIQAFGKIAFNINAVGADLATFSGHKIGGPKGIGALVVAEGIAGLEPVLRGGGQELNRRAGTENVAGIAGFGAAVRVALQALPEDAERMATLRDRLENGIRAIAGATVFADDVRRLPNTTLFTAPGLKAETAVIGFDLEGVAVSSGSACSSGKVQPSHVLSAMGYDAAVAQGAVRLSLGWSTEPDDINRALEAWRKLGNTLLRG; from the coding sequence ATGCCCGATCGCGTCTATCTCGACTGGAATGCGACCACACCGCTGCGCCCTGAGGCGCGCGCGGCGATGCTGGCCGCGTACGAGCTGATCGGCAATCCGTCCTCGGTTCATGCCGAGGGGCGGGAGGCGCGACGCCTGGTCGAGGACGCCCGCGCCACGCTCGCCGCGGCGGTGGGTGCGCTGCCGCGGAACGTGGTCTTCACCTCGGCTGGAACCGAGGCCAATGCGTTGGCGCTGTCGCCTGGCCTGAAAGGCCCGTCGGGTGGTCCGGTCCAGCGGCTGCTGGTCTCGGCCGTCGAGCATGCCTCGGTGCTGGCAGGCGGCCGGTTCCCGGCGGACATGATCGGTCGGGTCCGCGTCACGCGCTCCGGTGTGATCGACCTCGATCATCTCAAGGCTCTGCTCAGCGACGGCCGGCCGGCCCTGGTCTCCGTCATGGTCGCCAATAACGAGACCGGGGCACTTCAGCCGGTCGCCGAGGCGGCCGGCATTGTTCACGAGGCCGGCGGCCTTCTGCATGTCGACGCGATCCAGGCGTTTGGCAAAATTGCGTTCAATATTAACGCGGTAGGCGCGGACCTTGCGACCTTTTCTGGGCACAAGATCGGCGGCCCCAAGGGGATCGGCGCCCTCGTGGTGGCGGAGGGGATTGCCGGACTGGAGCCGGTGTTGCGGGGTGGCGGGCAGGAGCTGAATCGCCGAGCTGGAACCGAGAATGTCGCCGGCATCGCCGGTTTTGGCGCGGCGGTGAGGGTTGCCCTTCAGGCTCTGCCGGAGGATGCGGAGCGGATGGCAACCCTCAGGGATCGCTTGGAAAATGGCATTCGCGCCATTGCCGGGGCGACCGTCTTTGCAGACGATGTGAGGAGGTTGCCAAATACCACTCTCTTCACGGCGCCTGGTCTGAAGGCCGAGACCGCGGTGATCGGCTTCGATCTCGAAGGCGTGGCCGTGTCCTCCGGCTCGGCCTGTTCCTCAGGCAAGGTCCAGCCGTCCCATGTGCTGTCGGCGATGGGGTATGATGCCGCCGTCGCTCAGGGAGCGGTGCGTCTCAGTCTGGGCTGGTCCACGGAACCAGATGATATCAATAGGGCGTTAGAGGCTTGGCGAAAGCTCGGTAATACCCTACTTAGAGGCTAA
- a CDS encoding alpha/beta hydrolase: MPEVIFTGPAGRLEGRYHPAKQKNAPIAMILHPHPQFHGTMNHQIVYQCYYAFAHRGFSVLRFNFRGVGRSQGSFDHGTGELSDAAAALDWAQTINPEARACWVAGFSFGAWIGMQLLMRRPEVEGFISIAPPANLYDFSFLAPCPSSGLIVHGEKDAVVPPKDVNTLVEKLKTQKGIVIDQQVIPGANHFFDAKLEPLMETITAYLDMRLANVR; this comes from the coding sequence ATGCCTGAAGTTATTTTCACTGGCCCCGCCGGCCGTCTCGAAGGCCGCTATCACCCGGCCAAGCAGAAGAACGCGCCGATCGCGATGATCCTGCATCCGCATCCGCAGTTCCACGGCACGATGAATCATCAGATCGTGTACCAGTGCTACTACGCCTTCGCGCATCGTGGCTTCTCGGTGCTGCGCTTCAATTTCCGCGGCGTCGGCCGCAGCCAAGGCTCGTTCGACCACGGCACCGGCGAATTGTCGGATGCGGCGGCAGCGCTCGACTGGGCGCAGACCATCAATCCCGAAGCGCGCGCCTGCTGGGTCGCCGGCTTCTCCTTCGGCGCCTGGATCGGCATGCAGCTTTTGATGCGCCGTCCCGAGGTCGAGGGCTTCATCTCGATCGCACCGCCCGCCAACCTCTACGACTTCTCGTTCCTCGCGCCCTGCCCCTCGTCGGGCCTGATCGTGCATGGCGAGAAGGACGCGGTTGTGCCGCCGAAGGACGTCAACACGCTGGTCGAGAAGCTGAAGACGCAGAAGGGCATCGTGATCGACCAGCAGGTCATCCCCGGCGCCAACCACTTCTTCGACGCCAAGCTCGAGCCGCTGATGGAAACCATTACGGCCTATCTCGACATGCGTCTGGCCAACGTGCGCTAA
- a CDS encoding acyltransferase family protein, with the protein MSTPQQASSPERRIDLDWVRILAFGLLIFYHVGMLYVSWGFHIKSEHRLAWLEPVMLVLNPWRLSLLFLVSGVASRFMLGKYRLAAFARARSARLLIPLIFGMLVIVPPQSYLQIVESLGYPQTSHLQGFADFYVRHYLAFSAQFCPTPCIVQPTWNHLWFVVYLWVYTMALAAVLSLWPAAADRIGERLTLVLAGPWLLVWPCLLFAVWRLFLSPIFPSTHALFGDWYNHADYATAFLIGFLLARQGGIWRDIERQRWLSLMLAVACFTAFILIYAGLVPRSPMLRWFAGAVYGCYQWIAMVAVLGFARRHLTADGPVRRYLTDAIFPYYIVHQTAIIVIAHALRGSGLSAGSEAAIVISGTALTCLVSYEIARRIAWLRPLFGLRMEPRSSAGMAQQQPA; encoded by the coding sequence ATGTCAACACCGCAGCAAGCATCAAGTCCGGAACGACGCATCGATCTGGATTGGGTGCGGATTTTAGCCTTCGGGCTGCTGATCTTCTACCACGTCGGTATGCTCTACGTGTCCTGGGGATTTCACATCAAGAGCGAGCACCGGCTGGCCTGGCTCGAGCCAGTGATGCTGGTGCTCAACCCCTGGCGGCTGTCGCTGCTGTTCCTGGTCTCCGGGGTCGCCAGCCGCTTCATGCTGGGAAAATACCGGCTCGCCGCCTTCGCCCGCGCGCGGTCGGCGCGGCTGCTGATCCCGCTGATCTTTGGCATGCTCGTGATCGTGCCGCCGCAGTCGTACCTCCAGATCGTCGAGAGCCTCGGCTATCCCCAAACCTCTCATCTTCAAGGCTTCGCTGACTTTTACGTCCGGCACTACCTGGCGTTCAGCGCGCAGTTCTGCCCGACCCCCTGCATCGTGCAGCCGACCTGGAACCATCTCTGGTTCGTGGTCTATCTCTGGGTCTACACCATGGCCCTGGCTGCCGTGCTGTCGCTGTGGCCGGCCGCTGCGGACCGGATCGGTGAAAGGTTGACGCTGGTGCTCGCCGGACCATGGCTGCTGGTGTGGCCGTGCCTGCTGTTTGCGGTCTGGCGGCTGTTCCTGTCGCCGATCTTCCCGTCGACGCATGCGCTGTTCGGCGACTGGTACAATCACGCGGACTATGCGACCGCGTTCCTGATCGGCTTCCTGCTCGCGCGCCAGGGCGGCATCTGGCGCGACATCGAACGGCAAAGGTGGTTGTCCCTGATGCTTGCGGTCGCTTGCTTCACAGCCTTCATCCTCATCTACGCCGGCTTGGTCCCGCGGTCGCCGATGCTGCGATGGTTCGCCGGTGCGGTCTATGGCTGCTATCAATGGATCGCGATGGTCGCGGTGCTCGGCTTTGCGCGCCGCCATTTGACGGCCGATGGCCCGGTGCGCCGCTATCTGACCGATGCGATCTTTCCCTATTACATCGTGCATCAGACCGCGATCATCGTGATCGCGCATGCGCTGCGGGGCAGCGGACTGTCAGCCGGAAGCGAGGCCGCCATCGTAATATCGGGCACCGCGCTCACTTGTCTGGTCAGCTACGAGATCGCGCGGCGGATCGCCTGGCTGCGGCCGCTGTTCGGGCTGCGGATGGAGCCCCGTTCATCGGCCGGGATGGCGCAGCAGCAGCCGGCCTAA
- a CDS encoding LytTR family DNA-binding domain-containing protein yields MADGQNAPETERVETVWDQNRARGDEASSSGTNGWLGGINRGDWTTFCALAAVALAIGIVNALSGAQDAAWRGDSSDIGRRLFWELTSIIVILLLVPILMLSVQRMRRTMGLTARIGLGVAALLGFSALHIAGMVGLRKLMLWLAGSAYDFRFSQATVLYEFRKDAVTALLIGATLWLIESRRELRKAARTALSMPAAPPEQPSPDLIWLRDGTSRVRVAPRDILWVTSAGNYIEYSLADGTQHLIRGTLAATESELARFAIVRVHRTRLANLDRVSGVDFKPSGDFELRFDTGKTLGGSRRYRPAVASLGDRNAPA; encoded by the coding sequence ATGGCTGACGGCCAAAATGCTCCCGAAACGGAGCGCGTCGAGACGGTTTGGGATCAGAACCGGGCGCGAGGGGATGAAGCGTCGTCTTCAGGGACGAACGGTTGGCTCGGCGGGATCAATCGCGGCGACTGGACGACGTTTTGTGCGCTTGCAGCCGTTGCGCTCGCCATCGGCATCGTCAATGCGCTCTCCGGCGCGCAGGACGCAGCCTGGCGCGGCGACAGCAGCGATATCGGCCGGCGGCTGTTCTGGGAGCTGACGAGCATCATCGTCATCCTGCTGCTGGTGCCGATCCTGATGCTGTCCGTCCAGCGCATGCGCCGGACGATGGGCCTGACGGCGCGGATCGGGCTCGGCGTGGCCGCCCTGCTCGGCTTCTCGGCCCTCCACATCGCCGGCATGGTGGGACTGCGGAAACTCATGCTCTGGCTCGCGGGAAGCGCCTACGACTTCCGTTTCTCGCAGGCGACGGTCCTGTACGAGTTCCGCAAGGATGCGGTGACCGCATTGCTGATTGGTGCAACACTCTGGCTGATCGAAAGCCGTCGCGAGCTGCGCAAAGCCGCACGCACGGCCCTGTCGATGCCGGCCGCTCCGCCGGAGCAACCATCCCCCGATTTGATCTGGCTCCGGGACGGCACCAGCCGCGTTCGCGTCGCACCGCGCGACATCCTGTGGGTCACTTCTGCCGGCAATTACATCGAATACAGCCTCGCCGACGGCACCCAGCACCTGATCCGGGGCACGCTTGCCGCAACCGAAAGCGAGCTCGCCCGTTTCGCCATCGTGCGCGTTCACCGGACGAGGCTGGCCAATCTCGACCGGGTGAGTGGCGTGGACTTCAAACCGTCAGGGGACTTCGAGCTCAGATTCGACACCGGCAAGACACTCGGCGGCAGCCGCCGCTACCGGCCCGCGGTCGCCTCGCTCGGAGACCGCAACGCGCCGGCGTGA
- the tyrS gene encoding tyrosine--tRNA ligase: protein MTAFKSDFLNTLQERGFIHQCSDFEGLDALAAKGEATAYVGYDCTARSLHIGNYLTMMMLHWLQESGNKPITLMGGGTTMVGDPSGKDETRAMRTVAEIEANKESIRGVFAKVLRYGEGKSDAVMLDNAEWLTRLNWIEMLRDVGRHFSVNRMLTMDSVRLRLEREQEMSFIEFNYMVCQAYDFVELAKRTGCKLQMGGSDQWGNIIMGVDLGRRMGTHQLFALTTPLLTTASGAKMGKTAQGAVWLNADQFSPYDFWQYWRNTEDADVGKFLKLFTTLPMSEIKKLEALGGSEINEAKKVLATEATALLHGRDAANEAAETARRTFEEGALAESLPTVEIPRGELDAGLGVLNAFVKAGLVASNGEARRQIKGGGLRVNDEAVTDEKMVLSAGNLTPEGVIKLSFGKKKHVLIRPA from the coding sequence ATGACTGCATTTAAATCGGATTTCCTCAATACCCTGCAGGAACGTGGATTCATCCACCAGTGCTCCGATTTCGAGGGGCTGGACGCACTCGCCGCCAAGGGCGAGGCGACCGCCTATGTCGGCTACGATTGCACCGCCCGCTCGCTGCATATCGGCAACTATCTGACCATGATGATGCTGCACTGGCTCCAAGAGTCCGGCAACAAGCCGATCACGCTGATGGGCGGCGGCACCACCATGGTCGGCGATCCCTCCGGCAAGGACGAGACGCGCGCGATGCGCACCGTCGCCGAGATCGAGGCCAACAAGGAATCGATCCGCGGCGTGTTCGCAAAGGTGCTGCGCTACGGCGAGGGCAAGAGCGATGCCGTCATGCTCGACAATGCCGAATGGCTGACCAGGCTGAACTGGATCGAGATGCTGCGCGACGTCGGTCGTCACTTCTCGGTCAACCGCATGCTGACCATGGACTCCGTGCGGCTGCGCCTCGAGCGCGAGCAGGAGATGAGCTTCATCGAGTTCAACTACATGGTCTGCCAGGCCTACGACTTCGTCGAGCTCGCCAAGCGCACCGGCTGCAAATTGCAGATGGGAGGCTCGGACCAATGGGGCAACATCATCATGGGGGTCGACCTCGGCCGCCGCATGGGGACGCATCAACTGTTCGCGTTGACGACGCCGCTCTTGACCACGGCCTCCGGCGCCAAGATGGGCAAGACGGCGCAGGGCGCGGTCTGGCTCAACGCCGACCAGTTCTCGCCCTATGACTTCTGGCAGTACTGGCGCAACACCGAGGACGCCGACGTCGGCAAATTCCTGAAGCTGTTCACGACGCTGCCGATGAGCGAAATCAAGAAGCTCGAGGCGCTTGGCGGCTCCGAGATCAACGAGGCCAAGAAGGTGCTTGCCACCGAGGCGACCGCGCTCTTGCACGGCCGCGACGCCGCCAACGAGGCCGCCGAGACCGCGCGCCGTACCTTCGAGGAAGGCGCGCTGGCCGAGAGCCTGCCGACCGTGGAAATTCCGCGCGGCGAGCTGGATGCCGGCCTCGGCGTGCTCAACGCCTTCGTCAAGGCGGGGCTCGTCGCCTCCAATGGCGAAGCCCGGCGCCAGATCAAGGGCGGCGGCCTGCGCGTCAACGACGAGGCCGTCACCGACGAGAAGATGGTGTTGTCGGCGGGCAATCTGACGCCCGAGGGCGTGATCAAGCTCTCCTTCGGCAAGAAGAAGCACGTCCTCATCCGGCCTGCATAG
- a CDS encoding DMT family transporter: MSSSVAWIMLVIAGALDVGWAISMKYAEGYTRVGWSIASLVLLAAFVFLLGRALKVLEVGVAYSVWTGIGAAGTFMMGVVLFGETLSAMKLAGIALVLTGIVALKLA; this comes from the coding sequence ATGTCGTCATCCGTGGCCTGGATCATGCTCGTGATCGCCGGCGCGCTCGACGTCGGCTGGGCAATCTCGATGAAATATGCGGAGGGCTACACGCGCGTGGGCTGGAGCATCGCTTCGCTTGTGCTGCTCGCCGCTTTCGTCTTCCTGCTCGGACGCGCCCTGAAGGTGCTCGAGGTCGGCGTCGCCTATTCGGTGTGGACCGGCATTGGGGCTGCCGGCACCTTCATGATGGGCGTGGTGCTGTTCGGCGAGACCTTGAGCGCGATGAAGCTTGCGGGCATCGCGCTCGTCTTGACGGGGATCGTCGCGCTCAAACTCGCTTAG
- a CDS encoding anhydro-N-acetylmuramic acid kinase, whose translation MMLTALGLMSGTSLDGVDVALIETDGKQVKAFGPTGYRPYSPAERSLLRQALSEAVHLPQRDARPGILVEAERAVTQAHAEAVAAFVAHNRMKPEDIDIVGFHGQTVLHRPERRLTVQIGDAPALAKAIHIPVMHDFRAADVEAGGQGAPFVPVYHRALANSLEREGPIVVVNIGGVSNITYIDGNDTLIACDTGPGNALLDDFMYRTMNQAFDAEGKFAALGKADEAWIARALELPFFASPPPKSLDRNDFAALRLGDVQPADGAATLTAFTAAAVARVIPLLPRRPRSWIVCGGGARNLTMLRMLRERVGSATVEAAETLGWASDAIEAQAFGFLAARGLKGLPLSYPSTTGVPMPMTGGVMARP comes from the coding sequence ATGATGTTGACGGCACTCGGTTTGATGAGCGGCACCTCGCTGGACGGGGTGGATGTCGCGCTGATCGAAACCGACGGAAAGCAGGTGAAGGCGTTCGGGCCGACCGGCTACCGCCCCTATAGCCCGGCCGAGCGCAGTTTGCTGCGCCAGGCGCTGAGCGAGGCCGTGCACCTGCCGCAGCGCGATGCCCGGCCGGGGATCCTGGTCGAGGCCGAACGCGCGGTGACGCAGGCGCATGCCGAGGCGGTCGCCGCCTTCGTCGCCCACAACCGGATGAAGCCGGAGGACATCGACATCGTCGGCTTCCACGGCCAGACCGTGCTGCACCGCCCCGAGCGGCGGCTGACGGTCCAGATCGGCGATGCGCCGGCGCTGGCAAAGGCGATCCATATCCCCGTGATGCATGATTTCCGCGCCGCCGACGTCGAGGCCGGCGGGCAGGGCGCGCCGTTCGTGCCGGTCTACCACCGGGCGCTTGCCAACTCGCTGGAGCGCGAGGGACCGATCGTCGTGGTCAATATCGGCGGCGTCTCCAACATCACCTATATCGACGGCAACGACACGCTGATCGCCTGCGATACCGGCCCCGGCAACGCGCTGCTCGACGATTTCATGTACCGCACCATGAACCAGGCGTTCGATGCGGAAGGAAAGTTCGCCGCGCTCGGCAAGGCCGACGAGGCCTGGATCGCGCGGGCGCTGGAGCTGCCGTTCTTCGCAAGCCCACCGCCGAAATCGCTCGACCGCAATGACTTCGCCGCCTTGAGGCTTGGCGATGTCCAGCCGGCCGACGGCGCCGCGACATTGACCGCCTTCACCGCGGCCGCGGTCGCCCGCGTCATCCCGCTGCTGCCGCGGCGGCCCCGAAGCTGGATCGTCTGCGGGGGCGGCGCCCGCAACCTCACCATGCTGCGGATGCTGCGGGAGCGGGTGGGCTCGGCGACGGTCGAGGCCGCCGAGACGCTCGGCTGGGCCTCCGACGCCATCGAGGCACAGGCCTTCGGCTTCCTTGCTGCCCGCGGCCTGAAGGGCCTGCCGCTGTCCTATCCGTCCACCACGGGCGTGCCGATGCCGATGACGGGCGGGGTGATGGCGCGGCCCTGA
- a CDS encoding glutathione S-transferase family protein, whose protein sequence is MTAPLKLISHKLCPYVQRAVIALKEKGVPFERVDIDLANKPDWFLKLSPLGKVPVLVVTTDKGEVALFESNVICEYIEETQGGARLHPADALERAEHRAWMEVGSAILGDLWGLETTTDPATFESKRQALVAKFARVEAALGAGPYFAGEAFSVVDAVFAPIFRYFDLFDELTEHGIFRDVPKARAWRAELAKRPSVREAVGADYPQLLRAFLVRHDAHLLKLAA, encoded by the coding sequence ATGACCGCTCCACTCAAACTGATCAGCCACAAGCTTTGCCCCTATGTGCAGCGCGCGGTGATCGCGCTCAAGGAGAAGGGCGTGCCGTTCGAGCGGGTCGATATCGATCTCGCCAACAAGCCCGACTGGTTCTTGAAACTGTCGCCGCTCGGCAAAGTGCCGGTGCTGGTGGTGACGACTGACAAGGGCGAGGTCGCGCTGTTCGAGAGCAACGTGATCTGCGAGTACATCGAGGAGACGCAGGGCGGCGCGAGGCTGCATCCGGCGGATGCGCTCGAACGTGCCGAGCACCGCGCCTGGATGGAGGTCGGCTCGGCGATCCTTGGCGATCTCTGGGGGCTGGAGACCACGACGGATCCGGCAACGTTCGAAAGCAAGCGTCAGGCGCTCGTCGCGAAATTCGCGCGCGTGGAAGCCGCGCTTGGGGCAGGGCCCTATTTCGCAGGCGAGGCCTTCAGCGTGGTCGACGCGGTGTTCGCGCCGATCTTCCGCTATTTCGATCTATTCGACGAACTGACCGAGCACGGCATCTTCCGCGATGTGCCGAAGGCGCGGGCGTGGCGAGCCGAACTTGCAAAACGGCCGAGTGTGCGCGAAGCGGTCGGCGCGGACTATCCGCAATTGCTGCGTGCCTTCCTCGTCCGCCACGACGCGCATCTGCTCAAGCTTGCGGCCTGA